Proteins encoded within one genomic window of Defluviitalea raffinosedens:
- a CDS encoding arsenate reductase ArsC gives MSNKLKVAFICVHNSCRSQIAEALGKHFAGDIFESYSAGTETKPQINQDAVRLMKELYDIDMEKTQHSKLLDELPPVDIVITMGCNVECPYLPCKHREDWGLDDPTGKSDEEFKRVISTIESKIKELKAKLKS, from the coding sequence ATGAGTAATAAACTAAAGGTCGCATTTATATGTGTTCATAATTCATGTCGAAGCCAAATAGCCGAGGCACTTGGTAAGCACTTTGCAGGAGATATATTTGAAAGCTACTCTGCTGGCACAGAAACAAAACCTCAAATTAACCAGGATGCTGTGCGCCTAATGAAAGAGCTTTATGATATAGATATGGAGAAAACTCAACATTCAAAGTTGCTTGATGAACTACCTCCAGTAGATATTGTTATTACAATGGGGTGTAATGTGGAATGCCCTTACCTTCCATGTAAACACAGGGAAGATTGGGGGTTGGATGATCCTACAGGTAAGAGTGATGAGGAATTTAAAAGAGTAATATCAACAATAGAATCAAAAATAAAAGAGTTAAAAGCAAAACTAAAGTCATAA
- a CDS encoding MerR family transcriptional regulator, with protein sequence MTIKEVEQILGLPRATVRFYEKEGLIEPKRGENGYRDYSQMDIIRLKKIVILRKIGLSVNDILDIFDGAKTMAEVLGENIVNLQKQINELNGAKNLTCKMLEDKVEIASFDADLYWNIIVEEEKKGNTFIDIAKDIFHIEKKIVTSYFSWTSVDGEIYDSFLKIILNVVVVAVIAGCILCMSRGNWNIKNFLGGIIGIITILLVEAILSVSFYFLGKKYVWIRENRKKALVITCLIICVVLLIISNIPV encoded by the coding sequence ATGACAATAAAAGAAGTTGAACAAATTTTGGGGCTTCCCAGAGCAACCGTAAGATTTTATGAAAAGGAGGGACTTATTGAGCCAAAAAGAGGAGAGAATGGATATCGTGATTATTCACAAATGGATATTATACGATTAAAGAAGATTGTTATTCTTCGCAAGATAGGTCTATCCGTTAATGATATATTGGATATTTTTGATGGAGCAAAAACAATGGCAGAGGTACTTGGAGAGAATATTGTTAACCTTCAAAAACAAATCAACGAGTTGAATGGTGCAAAGAACCTGACTTGCAAGATGTTAGAAGATAAGGTTGAAATAGCTTCCTTTGATGCTGATTTGTATTGGAATATCATTGTTGAAGAAGAGAAGAAAGGAAACACTTTTATTGATATTGCAAAGGATATTTTTCACATAGAGAAGAAAATTGTAACAAGTTATTTTAGCTGGACATCTGTTGACGGTGAAATTTATGACTCTTTTCTAAAGATTATTTTAAATGTAGTGGTTGTTGCGGTTATTGCAGGATGTATTCTATGTATGTCAAGAGGGAATTGGAATATTAAAAATTTCTTAGGTGGTATCATTGGAATCATAACTATTTTGTTGGTGGAAGCTATTCTTAGTGTTTCTTTTTATTTTCTTGGAAAGAAATACGTATGGATTCGGGAGAATAGAAAAAAGGCTTTGGTTATAACATGTCTAATCATATGTGTTGTGCTTCTAATTATTAGTAATATTCCAGTGTAG
- a CDS encoding SMI1/KNR4 family protein yields the protein MKATFEVLEKLLSAYCIESFGNSEEEIAEKEAESGIKFPKSLRDYYKKFGKCNYITKSCNNQYEPLLLYEFFIPGEDFFTSDKDYLVFYQCVESMIYCGIKFTDLRLEDPPVYICVWDKPGWYLENISLINFLVCKALIQIAVEARLPYWVYFRENMWKLSDYRKAWQICDSYNEIEESTTTPAWKIFIKDDVLTVFESVQNENEEYITGVSLASFDKENIKKMLFRKTPAGELPQYQTNLPLSEI from the coding sequence TTGAAAGCAACTTTTGAAGTATTGGAAAAGCTTTTATCTGCTTATTGTATTGAAAGCTTTGGAAATTCAGAGGAGGAAATTGCAGAAAAGGAAGCTGAATCAGGGATTAAATTTCCTAAATCACTTAGAGATTATTATAAAAAATTTGGAAAGTGTAATTATATAACTAAAAGTTGCAACAATCAATATGAACCGTTGCTACTGTACGAATTCTTTATCCCGGGTGAGGATTTTTTTACATCTGACAAGGATTATCTTGTATTTTATCAATGTGTAGAATCAATGATATATTGTGGAATAAAATTTACTGATCTTAGGCTTGAAGATCCACCAGTTTATATATGCGTATGGGATAAACCTGGCTGGTATTTGGAAAACATCTCACTGATCAATTTTCTTGTATGTAAGGCACTAATACAGATAGCTGTGGAAGCTAGACTCCCATATTGGGTGTACTTTAGAGAAAACATGTGGAAGCTGTCAGATTACCGAAAAGCCTGGCAGATCTGTGATAGTTATAATGAAATTGAAGAAAGCACAACAACTCCTGCATGGAAAATATTTATTAAGGATGATGTTTTGACTGTGTTTGAATCTGTACAAAATGAAAATGAGGAGTATATTACTGGAGTGAGTTTGGCATCATTTGATAAGGAAAACATAAAAAAAATGCTGTTCAGAAAAACACCGGCAGGTGAATTGCCTCAATATCAAACAAATTTGCCACTTAGTGAGATATAG